The Pirellulales bacterium genome segment CCCATTTCGTGATGATTTTCCGTGCCGATGATTTTGAACTGCGGGTTCGCCGCGTGCGCTGCCAGAAGTTCATTTTCGCGATAGTTTTGGCCGACCACGTCCATCAGTTCGGCGAAGCCGCCTTTACGATACACGCCATGCTGGTTGGGTTGCAGTACGGCCACCGTGACGGGGCGTGTGGGGTCAACTTGGTGCATTACATCGCGAATCGGCACGAATAGCTGAGAGCCTTTGTCGTTGTTGGCATTGATATCGTGAATTTCGTTGCCCGCGCTGTAAATGACAATGCTGGGATGGTCGCGATCGCGGAGCAGGGTATCGGTGGTGTCGGCTTTCCACCAATCGTCGAAGTCCAGATGATAATCGAACTTATTTTTTCCGACTTCCCAGCAATCGAACATTTCGTCCATCACCAATAATCCCAGACGGTCGCACAAATCCAAGAATTCGGGCGCCGGTGGATTGTGCGACGTGCGAATGGCATTCACGCCAATTTGCTTGAGTGCCTCCAGCCGCCGCCGCCATACCGAAAGCGGCACTGCCGCGCCCAGCGCACCGGCATCGTGATGCAGGCATACCCCCAGCAGTTTCACGTTCTTCCCATTGAGCGAGAAGCCGGTATCAGCGTCGAACTTGGCCTCACGAATGCCGAACTTCGCGGTGGCGTCATCGAAGAACAGCGAGGAAGAGCTATCATGCAACAGGACCTTGGTGTGGGCGGCGTAGAGATTGGGATGCTCGAGATCCCACAATTGGGGCGCATCCACATCAATCTCTTCGTCGAACTCCGCTGATTCGCCCGCTGCAATAGTTTTATTGGGGGCCGAGCGGGTCGGTTCCGTCTTCGATTCGTGCGCCGCGGCGCCGCTCGGGTCGAGGATGGCGGTTTGCACGGTGAGCGTATGCGGCTGGTTGGAGTTGTTGTAGACCTTACTGTGAACATGCACGGTGGCGCGATCGGCGCTGATTTCCGGCGTGGTGATGTATTGCGGCCACAAATCCAAATGCACCGAATCGGTTATTTCCAGATGCACGTGCCGGTAAATGCCCGCTCCGGCGTACCAGCGCGAAGCTGGTTGCTTCGAGTTGTCGCAGCGCACGGCCAGCACATTGGGTTTGTCGCCAAAATTAACATGATCGGTCATGTCATAGCGAAAGCTGATGTAGCCATTTGGCCGCTTGCCCAGCGAGTGGCCGTTGATCCACACTTCGCTGTGGGCCATGACACCGTCGAATTCGATAAACACGCGGCGTCCTTGGTCTGTGTTTGGCAGCGTGAAGTGCTTGCGATACCAGCCCACGCCGGCCGGCAAAAACGCTCCCGCCCCGCCGGTCGGATTGCTTTTATCGAACGGTCCCTCAATGCTCCAATCGTGCGGCACGTCGAGCTTCCGCCAGGTGGAGTCATCAAAGGTCGGCGCTTCGGCGCTCGGGGCATCGCCTTTGAAAAATCGCCAATCGGAATCGAACGGCGAAATTATTCGCAGGCCACGCTGCTCTGCACCCTGAGCGAACGAAGCGACGAGCACCGTTACCAGCACAATGATTATGGGCCTACGGTTGAGCACGTAAAAATCTCTCTGCAAAAGTTAGGTTGAGTGTGATCGAAGGAATTTGTCCGTTTTGTCCGGAATTTCTTTTCTGGCGACAAAATAGCTTCACCCCACAGGAAGTTTCGGAAAAAATGCATTGCGGGACTGAATTTTGGCAATTTACGAACGGTTTTCGGCAGGCAGTTGTACGCGGGCAAGGTCGGCGGAAGGAATGCATGAGCCCGCAGGCGAACCCCCGGGTGGCATCCGCACTTCTACCGGTCCGGAAATCGGCCGCTATGTGTACATAATTACAGTTCATGGGCGATAACATATCCGAATCGCCAGCCGAATGCAAGATTTTTATTGGGCCAGTGGTAAAACTATTTTACACTGGCTAACTGCCCAACTAAAGCAGCCGGGCGGCGTGCAGATTGTCCCCGAAGCATTGCGCTCTGGCGATTGCCTTAGGGCGATTCGGTCCCATTCAACGAGTGGGCCGCGCTTACCAGCTTGCCCCGCCTTTTCGCGTGCCGCACAAAAATGCTTCAATGCCCAGCGCCTCAGCCATGGCCGCTTTGGTGAGCAAGGCCTTGTCGGCCTCGTCGGCGCTGTTGGCGTAGGCCACTTGCAAATGATTGGCTTTGTGCCGGGCCATCATCTGGTCGCGGCTAACGCCATAAGTAACGGCGTGCATGATCGGCCATTGCGGCGTCGTCAGCTTCCAGCGCCGCTCGGTTTCTTCTCGCGGCAGTTTCACCACTTCGGCGCGGCCTAAATCCATTTTGAGCTTGTGATCTTCAATATAAATTCGCGACCACACAATTTCGCCCGGCTTGGAAATGCCCTTGAGCGTGCCGCCACCCAAGCGGAAATACATGGCCGGCTGCCGCTCGCTACTGGCGCCCGCCCAACCGTCGATGAAATGCGCCGGCGGAGCGGAGCCGCTAATTAAAAACACCCACACGTATTGATCAGTCGTGCCGGAGCGGTCCGGATCTCCCCAGCGCAAGTCGTGCAGCGTGTTTTCCACCGGCTGCCCCAGCGCTTTGTGCACACGGTAGGTGAGCAACCCATCCAGGCCGGCGCACTCGTCGACTTCATTGAAGTGGGGCAGCGGCTGGCCTTCGTACAACACGCGTTTGCCGTCGCGGCTTTTCACCGGCGGCCGCTGGGTGTTGTTCAGCGTCCCTTCGACCAAATCGCTGGCGGGAAGCAAATCTTTCAGCCCTTGCTGATACTGAATGCCAATGGTCGCGCAGCCGAAGTCGTCGGCAATTCGCAGTGCCGCAATGTACATTTTGCACTGCTGCAAAAGTTGATTGTCGGTTAGCTCGTCAGCCTCGTTTTTGCCTGTAACGAATTTCATGCCCTGCTGCTCCATCCAGCGGCGCACTTCCCGCGCT includes the following:
- a CDS encoding glycoside hydrolase family 2 TIM barrel-domain containing protein, producing MLNRRPIIIVLVTVLVASFAQGAEQRGLRIISPFDSDWRFFKGDAPSAEAPTFDDSTWRKLDVPHDWSIEGPFDKSNPTGGAGAFLPAGVGWYRKHFTLPNTDQGRRVFIEFDGVMAHSEVWINGHSLGKRPNGYISFRYDMTDHVNFGDKPNVLAVRCDNSKQPASRWYAGAGIYRHVHLEITDSVHLDLWPQYITTPEISADRATVHVHSKVYNNSNQPHTLTVQTAILDPSGAAAHESKTEPTRSAPNKTIAAGESAEFDEEIDVDAPQLWDLEHPNLYAAHTKVLLHDSSSSLFFDDATAKFGIREAKFDADTGFSLNGKNVKLLGVCLHHDAGALGAAVPLSVWRRRLEALKQIGVNAIRTSHNPPAPEFLDLCDRLGLLVMDEMFDCWEVGKNKFDYHLDFDDWWKADTTDTLLRDRDHPSIVIYSAGNEIHDINANNDKGSQLFVPIRDVMHQVDPTRPVTVAVLQPNQHGVYRKGGFAELMDVVGQNYRENELLAAHAANPQFKIIGTENHHEMGEWIYLRDNPAYSGQFLWTGFDYLGESRAWPKIGYNWGLFDRIGSTNGIGYQRESWWSELPMVHIVRRERPAATGQGANNAERLPRLYSDWTPHVSGESKPDEAKNEIPSQMVEAYSNCDEVELFLNGKSLGSKPRPADNASPRQWKVPFEAGTLKAVASSGGKVVATHELRTAGKPAKIELKSDREKLANDWDDVGFVRATVVDGNGTPVPDASDFIKFGISGPAAIVGVDAADPASTEPFQASQCKPFHGLCAAILRATAPQGEITLTAASGDLPPATITISAITAK
- a CDS encoding fucose isomerase, whose protein sequence is MASEKSNPKKVLLVANGDLRLSANQKCWPAQQEMEQALTKAVAEAGYELVRAHPYKADEQHGFIGSQKEGMKVFAGIDPQAPLIVAEAVWQYSHHILAGLISHQGPILTVANWSGTWPGLVGMLNLNGSLTKADVTYSTLWSEDFQDEAFKTNLRRWLETGNVRHDTSHARRIYEIQAETRKGFSLDVIRPGTELAIQLKREKAIMGVFDEGCMGMFNAIIPDHLLNPTGVYKERLSQSALYYETTQVKNDEAREVRRWMEQQGMKFVTGKNEADELTDNQLLQQCKMYIAALRIADDFGCATIGIQYQQGLKDLLPASDLVEGTLNNTQRPPVKSRDGKRVLYEGQPLPHFNEVDECAGLDGLLTYRVHKALGQPVENTLHDLRWGDPDRSGTTDQYVWVFLISGSAPPAHFIDGWAGASSERQPAMYFRLGGGTLKGISKPGEIVWSRIYIEDHKLKMDLGRAEVVKLPREETERRWKLTTPQWPIMHAVTYGVSRDQMMARHKANHLQVAYANSADEADKALLTKAAMAEALGIEAFLCGTRKGGASW